A part of Leptospira yasudae genomic DNA contains:
- a CDS encoding glutathione S-transferase family protein, with protein MIELFESSISGNSHKVRMLLSFLNLKYESVSIDLKGKEQKTEDFLKKNPFGQVPVLKDKEVIIRDSHAILVYLALEYGKKEDWFPSSSFEAAKVIQWVSTSANEVGRGPAALRAHHKFGRKIHEEDALAVTNDLLRILENQLKQDPWLIGNKITIADVSLYPYIALAHEGKIDLKPYEKIRAWLKRIESLPGYVSMEGIELQGV; from the coding sequence ATGATCGAACTTTTTGAATCTTCTATTTCGGGAAATTCGCATAAAGTGCGAATGTTGTTGTCTTTCCTGAATTTGAAATATGAAAGCGTTTCCATAGATTTAAAAGGAAAAGAACAGAAAACCGAGGACTTCTTAAAAAAGAATCCGTTCGGACAAGTACCAGTTTTGAAAGACAAAGAAGTTATCATCCGTGATAGCCACGCGATCTTGGTCTATCTCGCTTTGGAATACGGAAAAAAAGAGGATTGGTTTCCCAGCTCGAGTTTTGAAGCGGCCAAAGTGATCCAATGGGTTTCGACCTCCGCGAACGAAGTGGGTCGCGGTCCGGCTGCGTTACGCGCTCATCATAAATTCGGACGAAAGATCCATGAGGAAGATGCGCTTGCGGTAACGAACGATCTTTTGCGGATTTTGGAAAATCAATTGAAACAAGATCCGTGGCTGATCGGGAATAAGATCACGATCGCGGACGTCTCGTTGTATCCTTATATCGCGCTGGCACACGAAGGAAAGATTGATTTAAAACCGTATGAAAAAATCCGCGCTTGGCTGAAACGGATCGAAAGTCTGCCCGGTTATGTTTCGATGGAAGGAATCGAGTTACAAGGCGTTTGA
- a CDS encoding SIR2 family NAD-dependent protein deacylase: protein MKEFLAEHKHTFRKITAISGAGISAESEIPTFRGADGLWKNFRAEDLATPQAFEKDPKLVWEWYLWRRGIIESKAPNPGHTALADLEKSHPDFFLITQNVDGLHENAGSRKLVEIHGNIFLNRCVSCGQESKVKISESDSLPPRCNSCAGPLRPGVVWFGESYDEDKLNLSISRMQSTNLLLILGTSGSVSMPVYLAQIAKRSGSLLVEINPERSSFSSSVDLFLQGKTGEILPELVEQIVK, encoded by the coding sequence ATGAAAGAATTCTTAGCCGAACACAAACATACGTTTCGTAAAATCACGGCGATCAGCGGAGCGGGAATTTCAGCGGAAAGCGAGATACCCACGTTTCGTGGCGCGGACGGACTTTGGAAAAATTTCCGCGCCGAAGATCTCGCGACTCCGCAAGCCTTCGAAAAGGATCCCAAGCTGGTTTGGGAATGGTATCTCTGGAGAAGAGGCATCATCGAAAGCAAGGCACCGAACCCGGGTCATACCGCTCTTGCCGATTTAGAAAAATCTCATCCCGATTTTTTCCTCATTACGCAGAACGTGGACGGGCTTCATGAAAACGCCGGTTCTCGAAAGCTCGTCGAAATTCACGGAAACATCTTTCTCAATCGTTGTGTTTCCTGCGGACAAGAATCCAAGGTAAAAATTTCCGAATCGGATTCTCTTCCTCCAAGATGCAACTCGTGCGCAGGTCCGCTTCGGCCCGGCGTGGTGTGGTTCGGGGAAAGTTATGACGAGGACAAACTCAATCTTTCGATCTCGAGAATGCAAAGCACGAATCTATTGTTGATTTTAGGAACGTCCGGTTCGGTGAGTATGCCGGTCTATTTGGCTCAGATCGCAAAACGTTCCGGTTCCCTATTGGTGGAGATCAATCCGGAACGTTCCTCGTTTTCCTCTTCGGTGGATTTATTTCTGCAGGGAAAAACGGGAGAGATTTTGCCCGAGTTGGTGGAGCAGATTGTAAAGTAA
- a CDS encoding DJ-1 family glyoxalase III, giving the protein MPKVLVPFAEGMEEMEAVIIVDILRRAGVEVTSASLKEGEVKASRGVRILADTTLDRVDLKHFDMIVLPGGGPGTKALGADPKIAQLLKEAKQEGKWIGAICAAPSVLVHQNILTQKDKFTAFPGIVSDAPGYTGSRLEISGKIVTSIGPGSAFEFSLELVRILCGEESMLKVKSALQLAS; this is encoded by the coding sequence ATGCCTAAGGTTTTGGTTCCTTTTGCGGAAGGAATGGAAGAAATGGAAGCCGTCATCATCGTGGATATTTTGCGACGAGCCGGGGTCGAAGTCACGAGCGCTTCCTTAAAGGAAGGAGAAGTCAAAGCATCCCGAGGAGTTCGCATTTTAGCGGATACGACCCTGGACCGGGTCGACTTGAAACACTTCGATATGATCGTTCTTCCGGGAGGCGGCCCCGGAACCAAAGCCCTCGGAGCCGATCCCAAAATCGCCCAACTCCTAAAAGAGGCAAAGCAGGAAGGAAAATGGATCGGAGCGATCTGCGCCGCTCCCAGCGTATTAGTACATCAGAATATTCTAACACAAAAAGATAAATTCACAGCGTTTCCGGGAATCGTTTCGGACGCTCCCGGTTATACGGGTTCCCGACTGGAAATTTCCGGAAAAATCGTGACGAGCATCGGCCCCGGTTCCGCGTTTGAATTCTCCCTCGAACTCGTTAGAATTCTTTGCGGGGAAGAATCCATGTTGAAAGTGAAGTCCGCTCTTCAACTGGCCTCATGA
- a CDS encoding glycosyltransferase family 2 protein produces MTNPEISVILPTYNERENIPILVPKIAEALKNVSFEIILVDDNSPDKTWEVAETLQGKFPTLTVLRRMEGRGLSSAVLSGMAIAKGKVFVVMDADLQHDERILPALVQPILKNGFDVSVGTRYTNGGSTSDWSFLRRSSSVFATKLAKFLLPIPISDPMSGFFAISRSYFQKTADRINPRGFKILLEFLNGAGQTPKIFEVPFTFRSREFGKTKLDGSVIRNYLIALLDLRFGKKISPTFLLYSLVGSFGVLVNLFGLVIGETFRFPEIQTPFRFLNPVYSSVLFGIEISILSNFILNNYLTFYEKRYVGIRIVQGLILFHLVSLLGLLIQISVFQLLYHRIFLLELNSSGLPVKFLSDSLAILAAMITNYFLNLNVTWKGSRD; encoded by the coding sequence ATGACAAACCCGGAAATCTCCGTCATTCTCCCTACCTACAACGAAAGAGAAAATATTCCGATCTTAGTTCCGAAAATCGCGGAAGCGCTGAAAAACGTATCCTTTGAAATCATTCTCGTAGACGACAACAGCCCCGATAAAACCTGGGAAGTCGCAGAAACTCTCCAAGGGAAATTCCCTACGTTAACGGTTCTCCGAAGAATGGAAGGTCGAGGACTTTCTTCCGCGGTCCTTTCGGGAATGGCGATCGCGAAAGGAAAGGTATTCGTCGTGATGGACGCGGACTTACAACACGACGAAAGAATTCTTCCCGCCTTGGTTCAACCGATCCTAAAGAACGGTTTTGACGTGAGCGTAGGAACCCGTTATACGAACGGAGGTTCCACATCCGATTGGTCGTTCCTGCGGAGGAGCTCCAGCGTGTTCGCGACCAAACTCGCAAAGTTTCTTTTGCCGATTCCGATCTCCGATCCGATGAGCGGATTCTTTGCGATTTCCCGTTCGTATTTTCAAAAAACGGCGGATCGAATCAATCCGAGAGGATTCAAAATCCTATTAGAATTCTTGAATGGAGCCGGGCAAACTCCGAAGATATTCGAAGTTCCGTTTACGTTCCGCAGCAGGGAATTCGGCAAAACGAAATTGGACGGCTCGGTGATCCGGAATTATCTGATCGCCCTACTCGATCTTCGTTTCGGAAAAAAGATTTCTCCTACCTTTCTCTTGTATTCCTTGGTGGGTTCTTTCGGGGTTCTCGTGAATTTATTCGGACTTGTAATCGGAGAAACCTTCCGTTTTCCGGAGATACAAACCCCGTTTCGATTTTTAAATCCGGTTTACAGTTCGGTTCTTTTCGGAATCGAAATCTCCATTCTTTCCAATTTTATCTTGAACAACTATCTTACGTTCTACGAAAAAAGATACGTAGGAATCCGGATCGTGCAAGGTCTAATTCTGTTCCATCTCGTAAGTCTTTTGGGACTTCTGATTCAGATCAGCGTATTTCAACTTTTGTATCATCGAATTTTTCTTTTAGAATTGAATTCTTCCGGACTTCCTGTTAAATTTTTATCGGATTCGCTTGCCATTTTAGCGGCGATGATCACAAATTACTTCTTAAACCTGAACGTCACCTGGAAAGGCTCCAGGGACTGA
- a CDS encoding PHP domain-containing protein has translation MAFKRRIHPRIWRRILGAFAFLGVTHFLTSFLLHQELDSRLKLPFFGNRIHSSYAPTKLRWLKFAFHLHSDRDGFSPFRSPPEEIQEKYLDKRYDLVGITDYLKISGIDSKEPRFFPGYEWGRDFNRKHILALGTKVAVPDFFPLYASAGNIQWTIDQMRKSGAFVSISHPGLEGSISYSLIERLRGVDAVEVFSPYGDTFQEWIRLLDQGTPILATSGDDLHYFPGEFIRAMKLPLYRRIFHELTFSEQNAGDAFVRYVLLNTNSYDPKEITANLKKGNYVSVIKIVDYMDDPKISELRLDGNTIVAEFPETFIKAEFIGKGGTILKEELQKQKAEFSIRPEDGYAILRVVFPSGFIVSNPFYRISEPEGNRTENSLDPKD, from the coding sequence ATGGCGTTCAAAAGAAGAATCCATCCCCGAATCTGGCGTCGAATCTTAGGCGCCTTTGCGTTCTTAGGCGTTACTCATTTTCTGACTTCCTTTCTTTTGCACCAGGAATTGGATTCTCGTTTGAAACTTCCGTTTTTCGGAAATCGAATTCATTCTTCCTATGCGCCGACGAAACTCCGCTGGCTCAAATTCGCGTTTCATCTTCATTCGGATCGGGACGGTTTTTCCCCGTTCCGAAGTCCTCCCGAGGAAATTCAGGAAAAGTATCTCGATAAACGATACGACCTCGTCGGAATCACCGATTATCTGAAGATCAGCGGGATCGATTCCAAAGAACCGAGATTTTTTCCCGGTTACGAATGGGGCAGGGATTTCAATCGAAAACATATTCTTGCTTTGGGAACCAAGGTTGCCGTTCCGGACTTCTTTCCTTTGTATGCTTCTGCGGGAAACATTCAGTGGACGATCGATCAGATGCGAAAGTCCGGGGCCTTCGTTTCGATCAGTCATCCCGGTTTGGAAGGTTCTATCTCGTATTCTTTGATCGAACGATTGCGAGGAGTCGATGCGGTTGAAGTTTTTTCGCCCTACGGAGATACGTTTCAAGAATGGATCCGGCTTTTGGATCAAGGAACTCCGATTTTGGCTACGAGCGGGGATGATCTGCATTACTTTCCGGGAGAATTCATCCGTGCGATGAAACTTCCTTTGTATCGGAGAATTTTTCACGAACTTACTTTTTCCGAACAAAACGCGGGAGACGCTTTTGTGCGTTATGTTCTTTTGAATACGAATTCGTATGATCCGAAAGAGATCACTGCGAACCTAAAGAAAGGAAATTACGTTTCCGTAATAAAGATCGTAGACTATATGGATGATCCGAAAATTTCCGAACTTCGGTTGGATGGAAATACGATCGTCGCCGAGTTTCCGGAAACGTTCATCAAGGCGGAATTTATCGGAAAAGGCGGAACGATCTTAAAGGAAGAGCTGCAAAAACAGAAGGCCGAATTTTCGATCCGGCCCGAGGATGGATACGCGATTCTGCGCGTCGTTTTTCCCTCCGGTTTTATCGTCTCGAATCCGTTTTACCGGATTTCCGAACCGGAAGGAAATCGAACGGAGAATTCTCTCGATCCTAAGGATTGA
- a CDS encoding glycoside hydrolase family 5 protein — MRKSNLVASPGKNKSIRNRISIGLLVCLSALILLIGCNETSSPKDTETILSLFFNPIGSIAESSAQFQNRNATSSFLSTTTVNPSVPFSTDGRYIVDANRNRFKLKSVNWYGASDTQYVVSGLDKQPIAHIVSLIQEWGFNSVRLPFSNLLLHRNTAVSNESVAANPQFFGKTPLEVYDATIQALTQAGIVVILNNHTTFSEWCCGYDYNGLWYHTGSSFAYNQTTEMWQSDWLMMIRRYKNNPMVVGVDLRNEVRTMRKGDTHIPDSPNWGMNDINDWHKASQEMGVLITQENSNILVIVEGINWWGLIPILGSGERPHLKPIKDLPVHLPLSNKLVYAAHNYAYIGPNHNGDDSTSGGNIKYRDMDENTFKSTVQNEWGYVVTPEMYYSAPVWLSEFGASPSSSGAQDQEWLRRLTDVLIERDMDFAYWPLNGNDEWGLLSSDWSRTLKEDWRFQHLNRLLSTNGRTGFIQENHFSNLWIGSGNDNSSTIANDWDNGANKGTCPDGYRLNGLSTNQKALCTDIGTGNLWNSNRNYNVQAVYETPTRYHGTGDWAGGFTKYECPQNFYVSGFSKRSWGTSGILCSQSGINLSNSCRTVWFDRGDNRASIKGGDWAYGSYKGQCGDQEYAGGIAQRNGGASALLCCRINP; from the coding sequence ATGCGGAAATCAAATTTAGTCGCATCCCCGGGCAAAAACAAATCGATTCGAAATCGAATTTCGATCGGACTTCTCGTTTGCCTTTCGGCACTTATACTTTTGATCGGGTGCAATGAAACTTCTTCACCCAAAGATACGGAAACGATTCTTTCTTTGTTTTTCAATCCGATCGGATCGATCGCAGAAAGCTCGGCGCAATTTCAAAACCGAAACGCGACTTCTTCTTTTTTATCGACCACAACGGTCAATCCGAGTGTTCCGTTCAGCACGGACGGTCGATATATCGTCGACGCGAATCGAAATCGTTTCAAGCTCAAGTCCGTCAATTGGTATGGCGCGAGCGATACGCAATATGTCGTTTCGGGCCTGGACAAACAACCCATCGCTCATATCGTTTCCCTCATTCAAGAATGGGGATTCAATTCTGTTCGACTTCCCTTTTCCAATCTATTGCTTCATCGAAACACGGCCGTTTCCAACGAATCGGTTGCGGCCAATCCGCAATTTTTCGGAAAAACTCCATTAGAAGTTTATGATGCAACTATCCAAGCTTTGACCCAAGCGGGAATCGTCGTCATTCTCAACAATCACACCACCTTTTCCGAATGGTGCTGCGGTTACGATTACAACGGCCTCTGGTATCATACCGGCTCTTCGTTCGCCTATAACCAAACGACGGAAATGTGGCAGTCGGATTGGCTGATGATGATCCGTCGCTACAAAAACAATCCGATGGTCGTAGGAGTGGATCTTAGAAACGAGGTTCGTACGATGCGCAAAGGCGACACACATATACCCGATAGTCCGAATTGGGGAATGAACGATATAAACGATTGGCACAAAGCGTCGCAAGAAATGGGCGTTCTGATCACACAAGAGAATTCTAATATTCTCGTGATCGTGGAAGGAATCAATTGGTGGGGGCTCATTCCGATTTTGGGTTCCGGAGAACGTCCTCATTTAAAACCGATCAAGGATCTTCCGGTTCATCTTCCTCTCTCCAACAAACTCGTCTATGCGGCTCACAATTACGCGTATATCGGACCCAACCACAATGGAGACGACTCGACTTCGGGTGGAAATATCAAATACCGCGACATGGACGAGAATACGTTTAAGTCAACGGTTCAAAACGAATGGGGTTACGTCGTCACTCCCGAAATGTATTATTCCGCTCCGGTTTGGTTGAGCGAATTCGGCGCGTCTCCTTCCTCAAGCGGCGCACAAGATCAGGAATGGCTGCGCCGTTTAACGGACGTTTTGATCGAACGTGATATGGACTTCGCCTATTGGCCCCTAAACGGAAACGACGAATGGGGACTTTTATCCAGCGACTGGTCGAGAACTCTTAAAGAAGATTGGCGATTTCAACATCTAAACCGACTTCTCTCCACAAACGGCAGAACCGGCTTCATTCAGGAAAATCATTTTTCGAATTTATGGATCGGTTCCGGCAACGACAACAGTTCTACAATCGCAAACGACTGGGACAACGGCGCGAACAAAGGAACTTGTCCGGACGGATATCGTTTGAACGGACTAAGCACCAATCAAAAAGCGCTTTGTACGGACATCGGCACGGGCAATCTCTGGAATTCCAATCGAAACTACAACGTGCAAGCCGTTTATGAAACTCCTACCCGTTATCATGGAACCGGAGATTGGGCCGGCGGTTTTACGAAATACGAATGTCCGCAAAATTTTTACGTTTCCGGTTTTTCCAAACGTTCTTGGGGAACGAGCGGAATCCTCTGTTCTCAAAGCGGAATCAATCTAAGCAATTCCTGCAGAACGGTCTGGTTTGATCGAGGCGACAATCGCGCGTCGATCAAAGGCGGAGATTGGGCGTACGGTTCTTACAAAGGTCAATGCGGAGATCAAGAATATGCGGGAGGAATCGCGCAACGAAACGGAGGAGCAAGCGCCCTTCTCTGTTGCCGAATCAATCCTTAG
- a CDS encoding LIC11966 family lipoprotein — translation MKKQSLTLMLAALSCIFLLATACNSQDPVSYNNKIMDVLNGSTDDMDALNDSMVKEDYAAAETVRKSWETKLVKASETLKGIGDFKGNSDFKNTAVKAIDSYKNSVSNDYKQLIELRTSLKAGAKVDEGKIDDLLNKINHDFEKAANELNAASEKFEKDFNK, via the coding sequence ATGAAAAAACAAAGTTTAACACTGATGCTTGCGGCGCTTAGCTGCATTTTTCTTTTGGCGACCGCTTGCAACTCGCAAGATCCGGTCAGTTATAACAACAAAATCATGGATGTCCTAAACGGTTCCACCGATGATATGGATGCGCTCAACGATTCGATGGTAAAGGAAGATTACGCTGCTGCTGAAACGGTACGGAAATCTTGGGAAACGAAACTTGTAAAGGCTTCCGAAACCCTCAAAGGCATCGGAGATTTCAAAGGAAATTCCGATTTCAAGAATACGGCTGTCAAAGCGATTGATTCGTATAAGAACAGTGTGAGCAACGATTATAAACAGCTGATCGAACTTCGCACAAGCTTAAAAGCGGGAGCAAAAGTGGACGAAGGAAAAATCGACGATCTTTTGAACAAAATCAATCACGACTTTGAAAAAGCGGCTAACGAGCTGAATGCCGCTTCGGAGAAGTTCGAAAAGGATTTTAACAAATAA
- a CDS encoding FecR domain-containing protein — MTLLPLRIISYLLVCFLSFSLAAQTANPATGSEEKSLEEYKVKKNDSLTKIAKEVLNDPGKWKEFLKYNQIQNPSLIKEGMVLKVPVHLRKVVEVEGQPMAALELYHGVVEYSKKPKEGNPVWSAVSKNQILRDGESLKTGVKSGAFLAFVDNETKVKIFEKSSFRVSKKEAPEIFLENGQLQADVKPGIFKTAKKAVQKLVINTPVAVVGVRGTKFYVNNEGEERTDVGCFEGTVNVSASGKDVDVKAGFGTYVEKGKPPVEPFPIPSKIQIDKDFQNK; from the coding sequence ATGACCCTTCTGCCTTTGAGAATCATATCGTACTTACTGGTGTGTTTTCTATCCTTCTCCCTTGCGGCGCAAACCGCGAATCCCGCAACCGGTTCCGAAGAAAAATCGCTCGAAGAATACAAAGTGAAAAAGAACGATTCGCTTACTAAAATCGCAAAGGAAGTTCTAAACGATCCGGGAAAATGGAAAGAATTTCTGAAATACAATCAAATCCAAAATCCTTCTCTCATCAAGGAAGGAATGGTTCTCAAGGTTCCCGTTCACTTGAGAAAGGTTGTCGAAGTTGAAGGCCAGCCGATGGCCGCACTCGAGCTGTATCACGGCGTTGTGGAATATTCCAAAAAACCGAAAGAAGGAAATCCGGTTTGGAGCGCGGTATCTAAAAATCAAATTCTCAGAGACGGTGAAAGTCTGAAAACCGGCGTAAAATCCGGCGCATTCTTAGCCTTTGTGGACAACGAAACCAAAGTAAAGATCTTTGAAAAGTCGAGCTTTCGTGTTTCCAAAAAAGAAGCCCCCGAGATCTTTTTGGAAAACGGGCAACTGCAAGCCGACGTGAAACCCGGAATTTTCAAAACGGCAAAGAAGGCGGTTCAAAAACTGGTCATCAATACTCCCGTCGCGGTCGTGGGTGTTCGAGGAACGAAATTCTACGTGAACAACGAAGGTGAGGAACGAACCGACGTGGGATGTTTTGAAGGAACCGTGAACGTCAGCGCTTCCGGAAAAGATGTGGATGTGAAAGCCGGATTCGGAACCTACGTGGAAAAAGGAAAACCTCCCGTAGAGCCGTTCCCGATTCCGAGCAAAATTCAAATCGATAAGGATTTCCAGAACAAATGA